The proteins below are encoded in one region of Paeniglutamicibacter cryotolerans:
- a CDS encoding RES domain-containing protein, which produces MSRICQETGLALIESPLTAYRVAKESYGPLNPQERGSLDEDRANWYRFDTPGRTLYAAADPESAFIEGLSWARMTHGHRTYLAKTAKFMGLPLEEMRRIVEEEWSANSSMVPGWIPANWREGRLLYTLEFGAGWWIDIAHAATLKILNDAIGHDLYDDGVLPESLTLSEVTGGDRRSTTLLAAHLREQVLDDGSYPLGIRFPSKHGSAGAGHGHCYAFWMRRRDIGLDDDVAQVSRAQGIAVNLPPYQAALALHGIQSR; this is translated from the coding sequence TTGAGCCGCATTTGCCAGGAAACGGGGCTGGCCCTCATCGAGAGTCCGCTCACTGCCTACCGGGTGGCCAAGGAATCCTACGGACCCTTGAACCCGCAGGAACGCGGATCCTTGGACGAGGATCGCGCCAACTGGTACCGCTTCGACACCCCGGGCAGGACGCTTTATGCCGCGGCCGATCCCGAGAGCGCCTTCATCGAGGGGCTTTCCTGGGCCCGGATGACCCACGGCCACCGCACGTATTTGGCCAAGACCGCCAAGTTCATGGGGTTGCCCCTTGAGGAGATGCGCCGGATCGTTGAGGAGGAATGGTCAGCCAATTCCAGCATGGTCCCGGGATGGATTCCGGCGAACTGGCGCGAGGGCCGCTTGCTCTACACCCTGGAGTTCGGTGCGGGCTGGTGGATCGACATCGCCCATGCGGCAACGCTCAAAATCCTGAACGACGCTATCGGGCATGACCTCTACGATGACGGCGTGCTACCCGAATCCCTGACCCTGTCCGAAGTCACCGGAGGAGACCGCCGGAGCACCACGCTGCTGGCCGCGCACCTGCGCGAGCAGGTGCTCGACGATGGGTCCTATCCCCTGGGCATCCGGTTCCCGTCCAAGCACGGCAGCGCCGGAGCCGGCCACGGCCATTGCTACGCCTTTTGGATGCGCCGCCGGGACATTGGTCTCGACGACGACGTGGCCCAGGTGTCTCG